A region of Homo sapiens chromosome 17, GRCh38.p14 Primary Assembly DNA encodes the following proteins:
- the FGF11 gene encoding fibroblast growth factor 11 isoform 2 (isoform 2 is encoded by transcript variant 2), which yields MSLSPEPQLKGIVTKLFCRQGFYLQANPDGSIQGTPEDTSSFTHFNLIPVGLRVVTIQSAKLGHYMAMNAEGLLYSSPHFTAECRFKECVFENYYVLYASALYRQRRSGRAWYLGLDKEGQVMKGNRVKKTKAAAHFLPKLLEVAMYQEPSLHSVPEASPSSPPAP from the exons ATGTCTCTCTCTCCAGAGCCTCAGCTCAAAGGCATCGTCACCAAACTGTTCTGCCGCCAGGGTTTCTACCTCCAGGCGAATCCCGACGGAAGCATCCAGGGCACCCCAGAGGATACCAGCTCCTTCA CCCACTTCAACCTGATCCCTGTGGGCCTCCGTGTGGTCACCATCCAGAGCGCCAAGCTGGGTCACTACATGGCCATGAATGCTGAGGGACTGCTCTACAGTTCG CCGCATTTCACAGCTGAGTGTCGCTTTAAGGAGTGTGTCTTTGAGAATTACTACGTCCTGTACGCCTCTGCTCTCTACCGCCAGCGTCGTTCTGGCCGGGCCTGGTACCTCGGCCTGGACAAGGAGGGCCAGGTCATGAAGGGAAACCGAGTTAAGAAGACCAAGGCAGCTGCCCACTTTCTGCCCAAGCTCCTGGAGG TGGCCATGTACCAGGAGCCTTCTCTCCACAGTGTCCCCGAGGCCTCCCCTTCCAGTCCCCCTGCCCCCTGA
- the CHRNB1 gene encoding acetylcholine receptor subunit beta precursor encodes MTPGALLMLLGALGAPLAPGVRGSEAEGRLREKLFSGYDSSVRPAREVGDRVRVSVGLILAQLISLNEKDEEMSTKVYLDLEWTDYRLSWDPAEHDGIDSLRITAESVWLPDVVLLNNNDGNFDVALDISVVVSSDGSVRWQPPGIYRSSCSIQVTYFPFDWQNCTMVFSSYSYDSSEVSLQTGLGPDGQGHQEIHIHEGTFIENGQWEIIHKPSRLIQPPGDPRGGREGQRQEVIFYLIIRRKPLFYLVNVIAPCILITLLAIFVFYLPPDAGEKMGLSIFALLTLTVFLLLLADKVPETSLSVPIIIKYLMFTMVLVTFSVILSVVVLNLHHRSPHTHQMPLWVRQIFIHKLPLYLRLKRPKPERDLMPEPPHCSSPGSGWGRGTDEYFIRKPPSDFLFPKPNRFQPELSAPDLRRFIDGPNRAVALLPELREVVSSISYIARQLQEQEDHDALKEDWQFVAMVVDRLFLWTFIIFTSVGTLVIFLDATYHLPPPDPFP; translated from the exons ATGACCCCAGGGGCTCTGCTGATGCTGCTGGGGGCGCTGGGGGCGCCGCTCGCCCCAG GCGTCCGCGGCTCGGAGGCGGAGGGTCGACTCCGGGAGAAACTTTTCTCTGGCTATGATAGCTCCGTGCGGCCAGCGCGGGAGGTGGGAGACCGTGTCAGGGTCAGCGTTGGTCTCATCCTGGCGCAACTCATCAGCCTG AACGAGAAGGATGAAGAGATGAGCACAAAGGTGTACTTAGACCTG GAGTGGACTGACTACAGGCTGAGCTGGGACCCTGCGGAGCACGACGGCATCGATTCGCTCCGCATCACGGCGGAATCCGTGTGGCTCCCTGACGTGGTGCTACTGAACAA CAATGATGGGAATTTTGACGTGGCTCTGGACATTAGCGTCGTGGTGTCCTCCGACGGCTCCGTGCGTTGGCAACCCCCGGGCATCTATCGCAGCAGCTGCAGCATCCAG GTCACCTACTTCCCCTTCGACTGGCAGAATTGCACTATGGTGTTCAGCTCCTACAGCTACGACAGCTCGGAGGTCAGCCTGCAGACAGGCCTGGGTCCTGACGGGCAAGGGCATCAGGAAATCCACATTCATGAAGGGACTTTCATTG AGAATGGCCAGTGGGAGATTATCCACAAGCCCTCTCGGCTAATCCAGCCTCCAGGCGATcctaggggagggagggaaggacagcGCCAGGAAGTCATCTTCTACCTCATCATCCGCCGCAAGCCTCTCTTCTACCTGGTCAACGTCATTGCCCCATGCATCCTCATCACTCTTCTGGCCATCTTCGTCTTCTACCTGCCACCAGATGCAG GAGAGAAGATGGGGCTCTCAATCTTTGCCCTGCTGACCCTTACTGTgttcctgctgctgctggctgaCAAAGTACCTGAGACCTCACTATCAGTACCCATTATTATCAAGTACCTCATGTTTACCATGGTCCTCGTCACCTTCTCAGTCATCCTTAGTGTCGTGGTTCTCAACCTGCACCACCGCTCACCCCACACCCACCAAATGCCCCTTTGGGTCCGTCAG ATCTTCATTCACAAACTTCCGCTGTACCTGCGTCTAAAAAGGCCCAAACCCGAGAGAGACCTGATGCCGGAGCCCCCTCACTGTTCTTCTCCAGGAAGTGGCTGGGGTCGGGGAACAGATGAATATTTCATCCGGAAGCCGCCAAGTGATTTTCTCTTCCCCAAACCCAATAG GTTCCAGCCTGAACTGTCTGCCCCTGATCTGCGGCGATTTATCGATGGTCCAAACCGGGCTGTGGCCCTGCTTCCGGAGCTACGGGAGGTCGTCTCCTCTATCAGCTACATCGCTCGACAGCTGCAGGAACAGGAGGACCACGATGCG CTGAAGGAGGACTGGCAGTTTGTGGCCATGGTAGTGGACCGCCTCTTCCTGTGGACTTTCATCATCTTCACCAGCGTTGGGACCCTAGTCATCTTCCTGGACGCCACGTACCACTTGCCCCCTCCAGACCCCTTTCCTTGA